In Populus alba chromosome 9, ASM523922v2, whole genome shotgun sequence, a genomic segment contains:
- the LOC118058850 gene encoding uncharacterized protein — protein MDVDHYNVLGLPSGEEGAKLTEKEIAKAYKLKALVLHPDKRLDDPNAHENFQKLKLSYEVLKDEKARKLFDDLLRAKREQRARRGQQDAKRRRMVSDLEERERAAFAVDPAEVERRRVEKIDRELRAQVDKIKAMFANKGVPVVKKETVGVKESRIEEDEKKILNVRWEKVDSEGYSAERLRELFSKFGEVKDVVIRSNKEKKKRGQALVEMATEEAAVAALGNVYGNLSNPLLVLPYGKKVAATTIPTRESDGLNIFSGINHQAYEDNILEKLQKAAENQRQKA, from the exons ATGGATGTTGATCACTATAATGTGCTGGGGCTACCTTCTGGGGAGGAAGGGGCGAAGCTAACTGAAAAAGAAATAGCGAAAGCGTATAAACTGAAGGCTTTAGTGTTGCATCCGGATAAGAGGCTGGATGATCCAAACGCTCATGAAAATTTCCAGAAGCTGAAGTTGTCATACGAGGTTCTCAAGGATGAGAAAGCCCGTAAATTGTTTGATGATCTTCTTCGAGCTAAAAGAGAGCAGCGTGCCCGTCGGGGTCAGCAGGATGCCAAGAGGCGGAGGATGGTGTCTGACCTTGAAGAACGGGAACGTGCTGCATTTGCTGTTGATCCTGCTGAAGTGGAAAGAAGGAGAGTAGAGAAGATTGACAGGGAGTTGAGAGCACaagttgataaaataaaagccATGTTTGCGAACAAAGGCGTGCCTGTGGTGAAGAAAGAGACGGTGGGAGTAAAGGAGAGTAGGATTGAGGAAGATGAGAAGAAGATACTTAATGTTAGATGGGAAAAAGTGGATAGCGAGGGCTATAGTGCTGAGAGGCTGAGAGAGTTGTTTTCGAAGTTTGGTGAGGTTAAAGATGTCGTTATTAGAAgtaacaaggaaaagaaaaaaagaggccaAGCTCTTGTTGAAATGGCAACTGAAGAAGCAGCT GTTGCTGCTTTGGGGAATGTGTATGGAAATCTTTCAAATCCTCTTCTAGTTTTACCTTATGGAAAAAAGGTCGCAGCAACAACGATTCCTACAAGGGAATCTGATGGCCTAAACATTTTTTCTGGGATTAATCATCAAGCTTATGAAGATAACATCTTAGAGAAGCTCCAAAAG GCTGCAGAAAACCAAAGGCAAAAGGCATGA
- the LOC118058851 gene encoding transportin-1, with amino-acid sequence MEAAAAWQPQEEGFKEICGLLEHQISPTSTADKLQIWQQLQNFSQFPDFNNYLAFILSRAEGKSVEIRQAAGLLLKNNLRNAYKTMTPAYQQYIKSELLPCLGAADRHIRSTVGTIISVVVQLGGILGWPELLQALITCLDSNDLNHMEGAMDALSKICEDIPQVLDSDVPGLPDRPIKIILPRLYQFFQSPHTSLKKLALGSVNQYIMLMPAALYASMNQYLQGLFALANDQAAEVRKLVCAAFVQLIEVQPSFLEPHLRDVVEYILQVNKNGDDEVALEACEFWSAYCNAQLPLENLREFLPRLISVLLSNMAYADDDESLAEAEEDESLPDRDQDLKPRFHTSRFHGSDSVEDDDDDIVNVWNLRKCSAAALDILSNVFGDEILPTLMPVVEAKLAASGDESWKDREAAVLALGAVAEGCIDGLYPHLSQMVEFLIPLLDDKFPLIRSISCWTVSRFSKYIVQENGHQKGYEQFDKVLMGLLRRILDTNKRVQEAACSAFATLEEEAAEDLAPRLEIILQHLMCAFGKYQRRNLRIVYDAIGTLADAVGAELNKPAYLEILMPPLIAKWQQLSNSDKDLFPLLECFTSIAQALGTGFSQFAEPVFQRCIAIIQSQQLAKVDPVTAGFLYDKEFIVCSIDLLSGIAEGLGSGIESLVSQSNLRDLLLQCCMDDASDVRQSAFALLGDLARVCAVHLRPRLTEFLDIAAKQLYTPKLKESISVANNACWAIGELAVKVHQEISPIVMTVMPCLVPILQHSEELNNKSLVENSAITLGRLAWVCPEILSPHMEHFMQSWCIALSKIHDDIEKEDAFRGLCAMVRRNPSGALSSLVFMCKAIASWHEIRSEELHNEVCQVLHGYKQMLRNGAWDQYMSALEPPVKEKLLKYQV; translated from the exons ATGGAAGCAGCGGCGGCGTGGCAGCCACAGGAAGAAGGATTCAAGGAGATCTGTGGATTACTGGAGCATCAGATTTCACCAACTTCAACCGCCGATAAGCTTCAGATTTGGCAACAACTTCAAAACTTCTCTCAATTCCCCGATTTCAATAATTACCTTGCCTTCATTCTTTCTCGCGCCGAG GGGAAATCGGTGGAGATTAGGCAGGCGGCGGGATTATTGCTAAAAAATAACCTAAGAAATGCGTATAAAACTATGACGCCCGCGTATCAACAGTATATAAAATCGGAGTTGTTGCCGTGTTTAGGAGCGGCGGATAGGCATATAAGGTCGACGGTGGGGACCATTATTAGTGTTGTTGTTCAACTGGGTGGAATTTTGGGGTGGCCGGAGTTGCTGCAAGCTCTCATTACTTGTTTGGATAGTAATGATCTTAATCACATGGAAGGCGCTATGGATGCTCTGTCTAAG ATTTGTGAGGATATTCCACAAGTTTTGGATTCAGATGTGCCTGGGTTGCCTGATCGACCCATTAAGATCATCCTTCCTCGATTATATCAG TTCTTCCAGTCACCTCATACCTCACTGAAAAAACTTGCGTTGGGTTCTGTGAATCAATACATTATGTTAATGCCTGCT GCTCTTTATGCATCTATGAATCAGTATCTTCAGGGTTTGTTTGCTCTTGCTAATGACCAGGCTGCAGAAGTGCGGAAATTG GTGTGTGCAGCTTTTGTACAGCTAATTGAGGTCCAGCCATCTTTCTTGGAG cCACATTTGAGAGATGTAGTTGAATATATCTTGCAAGTCAACAAGAATGGCGATGATGAAGTGGCTCTTGAAGCCTGTGAATTCTG GTCTGCATACTGTAATGCTCAGTTACCACTTGAGAACTTAAGAGAATTCTTGCCACGTCTGATTTCG GTTTTGCTGTCAAACATGGCTTATGCTGATGATGATGAGTCGCTCGCTGAGGCTGAG GAAGACGAGTCTCTCCCAGACAGGGATCAG GATCTGAAACCTCGGTTTCATACATCACGATTTCATGGATCAGATAGTGTGGAAGATGAT GATGATGACATCGTGAATGTGTGGAATTTAAGGAAATGCAGTGCAGCTGCTCTTGATATTCTCTCAAATGTGTTTGGAGATGAGATTCTTCCAACATTGATGCCTGTTGTTGAG GCTAAGTTAGCTGCTAGCGGTGATGAATCCTGGAAAGACAGAGAAGCTGCAGTTTTGGCACTTGGTGCTGTTGCTGAGGGTTGCATTGACGGTCTTTATCCTCATTTGTCTCAG ATGGTGGAATTCCTTATTCCTCTATTAGATGACAAGTTCCCCCTCATACGAAGCATTTCCTGCTGGACAGTTTCCCGATTCAGCAAATACATTGTTCAG GAAAATGGCCATCAAAAAGGCTATGAACAATTTGACAAAGTTCTTATGGGTCTTCTACGGAGAATATTGGATACAAACAAGCGTGTGCAAGAGGCTGCTTGTTCAGCTTTTGCAACACTAGAAGAG GAAGCTGCTGAAGACTTGGCACCACGTTTAGAGATTATTTTACAGCACCTCATGTGTGCTTTTGGGAAATATCAG AGACGGAATCTTAGAATTGTATATGATGCTATTGGAACTCTAGCAGATGCTGTTGGAGCAGAACTGAATAAG CCTGCTTATCTTGAAATTTTGATGCCACCATTAATTGCAAAGTGGCAGCAGCTTTCAAATTCAGACAAAGATCTCTTTCCCCTGCTGGAGTGTTTTACATCCATAGCACAG gcATTGGGTACAGGATTCTCTCAATTTGCTGAGCCTGTATTTCAGAGGTGTATAGCCATAATTCAGAGCCAACAATTAGCGAAG GTTGATCCTGTCACGGCTGGGTTTCTGTATGATAAAGAATTCATTGTTTGCTCAATTGATCTTCTCTCCGGAATTGCTGAGGGTCTTGGTAGTGGGATAGAAAGTTTG GTTTCACAAAGCAATTTAAGGGACCTGCTTCTGCAATGTTGCATGGATGATGCTTCTGATGTTCGGCAAAGTGCTTTTGCACTCCTTGGTGACCTTGCAAGA GTATGTGCTGTTCATTTGCGCCCCCGATTGACTGAGTTTCTTGACATTGCAGCTAAACAACTG TACACTCCTAAGCTGAAGGAAAGCATTTCAGTAGCAAATAACGCATGTTGGGCTATTGGAGAATTAGCAGTTAAG GTTCATCAAGAAATCTCTCCTATTGTTATGACTGTCATGCCATGCTTGGTTCCAATTCTCCAACATTCAGAG GAACTGAACAACAAGTCACTCGTAGAAAATAGTGCAATCACACTTGGGAGGCTTGCATGGGTTTGTCCTGAAATTTTATCCCCGCACATGGAGCATTTCATGCAATCATGGTGCATTGCTTTGTCCAA GATACATGATGATATTGAGAAAGAGGATGCCTTCCGAGGTCTATGTGCAATG GTCAGAAGAAATCCTTCTGGAGCTCTAAGTTCACTTGTTTTCATGTGCAAAGCGATCGCAAGTTGGCAT GAAATAAGAAGTGAAGAGCTACATAATGAAGTTTGCCAGGTGTTGCATGGTTATAAACAG ATGCTCAGGAATGGAGCATGGGACCAGTACATGTCTGCATTGGAGCCCCCAGTGAAGGAAAAACTCTTGAAATATCAAGTGTAA
- the LOC118058853 gene encoding serine/threonine protein phosphatase 2A 57 kDa regulatory subunit B' beta isoform: MGVLRNSPKASAIKKSATLQHLFDLEANNSSGTKIYSPKSSKQSIIESEYGEIVSIISHCCSIFTFTDPLESPLEQDVKRLKLFQLLSFMKKPKKPLPEEIIRPLVSMLSANLFRPLPPSAKRTVVCELPEDEDLVSTLSPAWPHLQVVYDILLRLVLSIDPKVLRGYVDERFLVNLLSLFQSEDPRERDRLKNVYHRIYSKFTFYRAIMRKSMNDVFLHYVFESEKHSGIGELLEIWGSIINGFAVPLKEEHKLFLMRVLIPLHKAKGMPVYHRQLAYCVNQFVQKEPMLGGTVVRGILKYWPATNCQKEVLLIDELEELVENIDPDHYRKLALLICTQISRCLNSLNSQVAERALYVWNNEHFVKMASSMMEEVFPVVVESVEKNLKWHWSKSVKQLTETVKTMIEEMDPNLYDKCLEEIAHKEYLAGQEDIKRKENWERLELAAAKNHQFFQPQKCMYVSH; this comes from the exons ATGGGTGTTCTCAGAAACTCACCGAAAGCTtctgcaataaaaaaatctgcCACCCTTCAACACCTCTTTGATTTGGAGGCCAACAATAGCAGTGGCACTAAGATTTACAGTCCCAAAAGTAGCAAGCAGTCTATCATTGAATCTGAATATGGAGAAATCGTGTCTATTATATCTCACTGTTGCTCCATCTTCACTTTCACTGATCCTTTGGAGTCTCCCTTAGAGCAAGATGTCAAGCGATTAAAGCTCTTCcagcttctttctttcatgaAGAAACCCAAAAAGCCCCTGCCTGAAGAAATTATACGCCCTCTTGTGTCTATGCTATCGGCAAACCTTTTCAGGCCTCTCCCGCCATCTGCCAAACGAACCGTCGTCTGTGAATTACCTGAGGATGAAGACCTCGTTTCCACTCTCTCGCCTGCTTGGCCACACCTGCAAGTAGTTTACGACATTCTGCTTCGACTAGTCCTCAGTATTGATCCCAAAGTTCTCCGTGGTTATGTCGATGAACGTTTCCTTGTCAACCTTCTGTCCCTCTTTCAGTCCGAAGACCCAAGAGAACGCGATCGTCTGAAGAATGTTTACCACCGGATATATTCCAAGTTCACCTTCTACAGGGCAATCATGAGGAAATCTATGAATGATGTTTTCTTGCACTATGTTTTCGAGTCAGAGAAGCATTCTGGGATTGGTGAGCTACTTGAGATATGGGGAAGCATCATCAATGGTTTTGCTGTCCCACTGAAAGAAGAGCACAAGCTGTTCTTGATGAGAGTGCTTATTCCTTTGCACAAGGCCAAGGGGATGCCAGTTTACCATAGACAGCTGGCTTATTGTGTAAATCAATTTGTGCAGAAGGAACCAATGCTTGGTGGGACTGTTGTTAGAGGGATCTTAAAGTATTGGCCTGCCACAAATTGTCAGAAAGAAGTTCTGCTCATTGATGAATTGGAGGAACTGGTGGAGAATATAGATCCTGATCACTATAGAAAGTTAGCTTTGCTTATATGTACCCAAATTTCGAGATGCTTGAACAGTTTGAACTCACAG gttgcagaacgtgcactatACGTGTGGAACAATGAACATTTTGTGAAGATGGCATCATCAATGATGGAAGAGGTGTTTCCTGTGGTAGTAGAAAGCGTAGAGAAGAACCTGAAGTGGCACTGGAGCAAGAGTGTAAAACAACTGACAGAAACTGTGAAGACAATGATAGAAGAAATGGATCCAAATTTATATGACAAGTGCCTGGAAGAAATAGCCCACAAAGAGTACTTAGCTGGCCAAGAAGATATCAAGAGGAAAGAAAATTGGGAAAGGTTAGAATTGGCAGCAGCCAAAAATCATCAGTTCTTCCAGCCACAAAAATGTATGTATGTCTCCCATTAA
- the LOC118059038 gene encoding histone-lysine N-methyltransferase SUVR4, which produces MARNTDGHSKKIAEASMAVARFGFAEEKVKETLKRLVKLYKDDWKLIEEDNYKELIYILTKESNEESNLNHNFEHRHGQASFSAVNFANKKAKILGSSPPAQDKGKSLESPQAAARGTRSDFMKDKVMEDRVHEGVSNSSQFDIASSVNAEVKVSLICNSSGNSYFRQRSLDAVLEEVEDECRKTYGIQNPDFSLVKLMEKVCRFFLEMDNGSSSETGRKNCEKSKQPEGKEVVTDDNENNSTLETRKVLQDPQSSEPQMMEAVLQKKYPIYLKDISRGEDNIPVPLVNESSTLELPDFIYIKNNMVYQGGHVDFSLARISEDNCCAQCLGDCLSSDLPCACAAETGGEFVYTQKGMLKEEFLDEAIAVSLDPQRKHFYYCEICPLQNEPRSRYGKIKRCKGHLTRKFIKECWSKCGCNKKCGNRVVQRGIQVALQVFAAPEGKGWGVRSVNALKKGTFICEYVGEIVTNQELYERNNERAAKKERHTYPVLLDADWGSERILEDEEALCLDATEFGNIGRFINHRCYDSNMIEIPVEVETPDHHYYRHAFFTTRGIEPMEELTWDYGIQFDDKHHPIKAFKCKCGSTGCRDKKRRH; this is translated from the exons ATGGCACGAAATACTGATGGTCACAGTAAAAAAATAGCAGAGGCATCCATGGCAGTGGCGCGTTTTGGCTTCGCCGAAGAAAAGGTTAAGGAAACACTAAAAAGACTGGTAAAATTGTATAAAGATGACTGGAAGCTCATTGAAGAAGATAATTATAAAGAACTGATTTATATTCTAACAAAGGAGAGTAATGAGGAATCAAACTTGAATCACAATTTCGAACACCGACATGGCCAGGCTTCATTTTCTGCTGTTAACTTTGCtaacaaaaaagctaaaattttgGGTTCTAGTCCACCAGCTCAGGATAAAGGAAAGAGTCTAGAATCTCCTCAAGCTGCTGCTAGAGGAACAAGATCAGATTTTATGAAGGATAAAGTTATGGAGGATAGAGTACATGAAGGTGTTTCCAATTCATCACAGTTTGATATTGCATCTTCAGTCAATGCAGAAGTGAAGGTCTCCTTAATTTGTAACTCTTCTGGAAATTCTTATTTCAGACAACGGAGTTTGGATGCAGTTCTAGAAGAGGTGGAAGATGAATGCCGCAAAACATATGGAATCCAGAATCCTGATTTCTCTTTGGTGAAGTTGATGGAAAAGGTGTGCCGGTTCTTCTTGGAGATGGACAACGGTTCTAGCAGTGAAACTGGGAGAAAAAATTGTGAGAAATCAAAGCAGCCTGAAGGAAAAGAAGTTGTAACAGATGATAACGAGAACAACTCTACATTGGAGACGAGGAAGGTTCTACAAGACCCACAATCTTCAGAACCACAGATGATGGAGGCTGTCCTTCAAAAGAAATACCCCATTTATCTCAAAGATATATCTCGTGGTGAAGATAATATACCAGTTCCCCTAGTGAATGAAAGCAGCACACTAGAGTTGCCAGATTTTatctacataaaaaataacatggtaTACCAAGGTGGCCATGTTGATTTTTCTCTTGCTCGAATATCAGAAGATAACTGTTGTGCACAATGTCTTGGAGATTGTCTATCCTCAGACTTGCCTTGTGCATGTGCTGCGGAAACTGGTGGCGAGTTTGTTTACACGCAGAAGGGAATGCTGAAGGAAGAGTTCTTGGATGAAGCCATTGCCGTGTCTCTGGATCCTCAAAGAAAACACTTCTACTACTGTGAAATCTGCCCCCTGCAGAACGAACCGCGATCGAGATATGGGAAAATAAAACGATGCAAGGGCCATTTAACTAGGAAATTTATAAAAGAGTGCTGGAGTAAATGTGGATGCAATAAGAAATGTGGAAATCGTGTTGTCCAGCGAGGGATACAAGTTGCTTTGCAG GTTTTTGCAGCACCTGAAGGGAAAGGGTGGGGTGTTCGATCTGTGAATGCCTTGAAGAAAGGTACTTTCATTTGTGAGTATGTAGGCGAAATTGTGACGAACCAGGAACTGTACGAGCGAAACAATGAAAGGGCTGCTAAAAAGGAGAGGCATACTTATCCAGTGCTGCTGGATGCAGACTGGGGCTCTGAAAGGATACTGGAGGATGAGGAGGCCCTTTGCTTGGACGCAACAGAATTTGGAAACATTGGCAGGTTTATCAATCACAG atgTTATGATTCTAACATGATTGAGATTCCAGTGGAAGTGGAGACTCCGGATCATCACTATTATAGA CATGCTTTTTTCACAACTAGAGGTATTGAGCCGATGGAAGAGTTGACATGG GATTATGGTATTCAGTTTGATGACAAGCATCATCCGATCAAAGCATTCAAATGCAAGTGTGGAAGCACGGGCTGCCGTGACAAGAAAAGACGGCATTAA